In the Ricinus communis isolate WT05 ecotype wild-type chromosome 3, ASM1957865v1, whole genome shotgun sequence genome, ACCGCTCTCCGAACTCGGAGTATTGAACTATCGCTTATCTCCATACTGAATGTTAAGATTACGCATTAAATTTCTAGTAGTAGCTCTATAGTCAAAAAGAAGTGTTTGTTATTGTTCTAGaagaaatgaaacaaaagataaGGTAGAGCTAAAACAACTATTGTATGAAGTTTACCCAATGCTAGATGGAGAGATGCATAATAGTTCAATATGAACATCATAAGTTGTCTcgtaataaaatttcattttagtcAACCGGTCAAGGAAATTTTTACTTTGAGGGTGCGTCTGGCCTAGTGAATATCGTTTATTCTGTGTTTATCAATGGTGGTATACAATCGATTTATGTACTAATGAAGATCTCTACATCAgaactcttttttttattatttctttctgCCATAACTTTACTAGCGGGTGGGTTACACCTACAATCAAAATAGAAATCAAGCGTTTCGTGGTtcaaaaatattgaattttgtCTCAATCATTATTTGTCAGGACTACTCGGATTAAGCTTTTTAGCTTGGACATGACATTTAGTCCATGTCGCTATTTCTGACGCTAAAGAAGAATACGttgaatgaaataattttttagatatattacCATATTCTTAAGGATTATAtccatttttttcaaattaataaaatttttatgtttaaaattCCGATTCCGataatgatttatttaatacatTCCAAGGAGTGTGTAATGAATAAAtccatataatatttataactgTAATCTATTTACGCAAAATCTAACCCTATTTAACTACTACGTCTAATATCTGGTTCGTGTCAAAAGCTAACAATGCGACCTAAATACTCAAAATATTTGacttatcaaataaaataagatcaatatcgAATCGGAATGTTGGACAAAATAGTAAATTCACCGTAaccaaaattgaaaaagaaaaataaatcgGACCCATTTCGAAAGATCAATGGAGATTCTTGAGAGGAAATGAAAGTATCTCTCACTCTCTGGAAGTTGAAAATTATTCCAGTTCCAATTGAAATCCCAAGCAATAACTTTCTTCTTCAACCTCACTGCCGGTGCTCTCGCTCTCTGTGAATGTCTCTTTCATTTGTCTTCTATAGTAAACGTATTCTAATTAATAACTATCTTTTCCATTCTGTTTTAACTTACTCTGTTTCAATTATGTTCCTCTGTTATTAATAATTCTCTCTTTCAGCTTATACCTTTATAAATAATTCGTGCAATAAGCAACGACCCTATTACTGTTACCCTCTCTTGCTTTGTATTTTTCGTCCAAACTCtcagtaatttttttttttctctctttccctctctctttcttttttgttttattttattaatacagtTAGGTAAGAAGGGCAATTGAATTCTTGATTTTGatcattattattgttattatcttCGTTTTCCTTCTTCTCTTGGTTTTATGGGATATAGgctttgtttgtttctttttacgTTTTGTTGAgctaattttagaaaaagaaattggacCCCTTTGTTTTCAGacggaaaagaaaattgaaaaagaaatggaatctttcttcttttctggATTACCAAACGGGTCTTAAGCAAAACTAATtggaatatttaaatatgatgCTCCAGTTTACTAGTGATTTGAAGGTGAATAAAATGAGTCTTGGCATTAGCTAAATCTTAGCATTGCTGGCTGACAAATAGAACTTAAGTATTAGCTAATACATGTGATCTTCTATCTTCTTGTGGTGATTGATTGGTTGTGTGAGTTATTTATCTGTTCTGTTCATTGTCTTGCGTCTTTGACTGAAGCATAAGTTGGATATGAACTGCTTTGCTTAGGCTTCTCTTGCACGATTTTTACCtatcatatatattaatcaagaggatataaatttgtattattaatatatgtatgtaGGCAGGCAGAGTAATCCTATTAACGAACTATGCTGTATGATAATTCGAGTTAACCTTTTCCTTTATcagaaataaatacataatgGCTGGAAAAGTGGTTCCTGCTCAACCTGCTACTTCTTTTGAGTATGAGCTTTTTGAAGGTGACTATGACCGCCTTAGAACAGTTGTAGCTTCATCAAATCAGTCAACTCCTTGGATTGACCCAGAAAATTTGAAACTTAGACACAGAATTGGGAGGGGTCCTTTTGGTGATGTCTGGTTAGCTACTCATCATCATTCAACTGAAGATTATGATGAGTATCATGAAGTAGCTCTCAAGATGCTCCATCCAGTTAAGGAGGATCATGTTAGGGTTCTGTTGGATAAGtttgatgatttatttttgaagtGTGGAGGGATAGAAGGTGTATGTTTGATACGTGGAATTTCTATTATAAATGGAAAGGTGAGTGATTTTCATGCACTATGacaattttccttttccatCTGATTCTTATTGAAGAGATCATCCCCATATTCACCTGCAGATTTGCATCATTATGAGGTTTTATGAGGGATCAATTGGTGATAAAATGGCTCGCCGTAAAGGGGGGAAGATATCATTAGCTGATGTTTTGAGGTTTTGTGCATCATATCCTTGCCCTTCTTTTACTTCTTAAACGTCAAGGTAGTAATCCTCAATTTTTGCTAATACTTGCAGGTATGGGATTGAGTTGGCACAGGGAGTTTTAGAATTGCATGCCAAAGATCTCCTTGTTCTCAACCTTAAATCTTCAAATTTCCTTCTTAATGAAAATGATCAAGCAATTCTAGGAGATGTCGGCATTCCTTACCTATTACTGGGAATTCCACTTCGAAGCTCAGATATGTCTTACATGCTTGGAACCCCAAACTACATGGCTCCAGAACAATGGCAGCCAGAAGTAAGAGGCCCCCTATCCGCTGAGACTGACTCATGGGGATTTGCTTGTGGCGTTGTTGAGATGTTGACTGGCATTCAACCTTGGTCTGGAAGGTCAGTTGAAGAAATTTATGATTTGGTGGTTAGAAAGCAAGAGAAGCCACGCATACCTGAAGGCCTCCCTCCTCCAGTCGAAAATGTTCTTCACAGTTGCTTTGAATATGACTTCAGAAATCGACCCTTAATGAAAGACATATTACGTATATTTAAAAGGTAGTTGTTTGCTCTGTCTTTATCCTGaattttccaatattaaaTGGTTGCTTTttaatatacaagttttaagGTCATTGCCATCCTTTTAAGTGTTGACGTGGTAGGTAGTTATTAGTTCTTTCATATAGATAATTGGTGCAGATCAACTTATGGATGTGATAGGATGAGCATTGAAGTTGGATTGAATCAGGTATTAAACCAGTAGTCATAGAAGTGCATGATGTGCTAGATTCCGTATTTCAAATGTCTCAGCCTCTtggaatattaaaattatacatatagaaagGTAGATAGATCACGTCCTTATAAATTTCGCAGATCTCTGTACCTCCCCCAAGAACAGCAGTGTTCAACAGTAGCTCTGTCAGTTGGGATCCTGGTATAGAAATACAATTTGTTAAGATGTATGTATGATATGAATTAGATACAAGGAAGACAGGAAAGTTTTTTATGCAGTGAATGAATATATGGAAGCACAAGTTTTCCCGGGCAAACACTGTCAATGCAACATTCACTTTACATGTAATATCATGGTGGCCTGTTAGTTTTTCTGCTGAACCTGTTTAGACTATTCAGTTGAAGTTAAAGTCGTTACTGTTGCTCTGAAGTTCTCATGACATGctgaagaaaaggaaaaaagaaaatgaaaaagccTTGGAATGTGTTCGGTTcattatattcttcttttgctttctaTTTCTTGCTTTCAGGTGTAGATTTATGTGTATATGGTACTCGGCCTGCTGTTTTGATTGGGACAATAAAGGTTCTCTTGTTTGTTTGCACAGCACTCTCATATACTGAAACACAATTTGCAGCTCACAGAATGCAGTTTACGGCGATGGAGGCTGGAGAGAACTTGGGAGCAGAACTATATTAGACAAATCAGGAGGCACTGGTTACTCAAAGTGGTTTCTTTTGAAGGATCATCTGCAAGTGGGGGACACAGTGCGCTCTAGAAAACCTCTGAATTCAAGCAAGTCTGAAAATATGGATGTCCCAGAAGCGATAGTGGTGGGTTTAGAACGTGACGCAGATCAAGATGGTTTTCTTTTGGTAAGAGTCCTGGGTATCCATGATCCACTAAGAGTTCCCATTTTGACCCTTGAACGGGTCACTTTTGGCTTGGCAGCTGGAGATTGGGTGCGCTTGAAGGAGGAAAACAAAAGGCATTCGCCAGTGGGTATTCTTCATTCCATCAATCGTGATGGAAGTGTGGCTGTTGGATTCATAGGAGTGGAAACTTTTTGGAAAGGAAATTCTTCAGAACTTCAGATGGCAAAATCTTACTTTGTAGGTCAGTTCGTGAGGTTGAAAGCTAAAATTCTCAGTCCCCGATTTGAATGGCCTCGCAAAAGGCAAGGAGCCTGGGCTACTGGAAAGATTCGGCACATCCTGCCAAATGGATGCCTTGTTGTCAACTTCCCAGGCAGATTGACTTTCGGAGAGGAACATAACACTTTCTTGGCTGATCCAGGTGAAGTAGAAGAGGTTTCCTTTAATACTTGTCCGGGAATGgttaaaaaatatcaacatCTTGAGGATATTCATTGGGCAGTGAGACCGCTTCTGATAGCATTGGGTCTTTTCACTGCTATGAAAGTAGGGGTTTTCGTGGGGAAGAAAATGGGAAGGTCCAAAGGGAGGAAGCTAGAGAGTAATGTGGTACAAAATGATGACCAGCCTATGGCTGGCCCAAGTAGTGGACATAGTGGCCAAGCATGGTTTCCACCATCTGTGGCAAATATTCTTGGTGTTACCACTGCTGCTGCTCCTCCTCGGTAGTTAAGCTTCTTAAGTTTCCAAAGATCTGTAAATAGCTAATATAAAGAATTCAACTGTTTCTCCTAAGTTGTGAAAGAACCTTACTGCTAATGTTCTTTTTCACTTGCTTTCTATTGTTTCAGTTTGTTTGGAGTTTCTGAAAAATATTACGTTTTCAAAATAGTTTTAAGCCTatcaaaatctaatatttttagtcTTAAGCCTAATATGCAGAGACCAGTGAtgcaataaaataagataaagaaACAACTGTATATATGTTTGAAATATAATCTCAGTTCGGTCAAGAGCTCGTATTGAAGTACAAAACAATACAAATTTTACATTCATACAGAACAACTGTGGGCGCATACGGCTAAGGACTAGGACTTGATCTCCAACATCGTTGTGCTCAAGTGCTGACAATAAATTAGTTGAGACTTATACACAGAATCGGCTACAATGCTTCGATTAGTTCACACCAGCAGCAACTCCAGCTTCTTTCACCAGCTGCTCAGTCATAGCTGACAGCCGAACAACTCCCGTTTTAACCTCCTTCAGACATTCATTGTTCCCGAACATGCTTATTCCAGGATCTGAGTAATTTTGCAAGAACATACTAATATCGGTTTCGGCATCAGCATCAGCCATAATGCTCAAGTTAGCTTTATTCAGAAGTTCTCGACTCATTTCTACGAGCTTAAGTAGAGCACTGGTTGCAGCTTCAACTTCCAGTTGAGCTGCCTCAAGTTGAAGCTTCTCAATTGCCAGCTCCCCAATGCTTTTCTCACCTATTCTCTCTTGAGCTAGAGTATACAGCTTCTTCAGATCATTAGCATCTTCAATCATTTCATCCTTGAGTCCTTTTAGTTCCTTTTCTCTGGCATCTAATTTCCCAAGAACTGCTTTGAGTTCCTCATCTTTGATGGTAAGAGCCTTCTGAGAAGCTAGAACTTCCATCTCTTTCATTCTTAATCTCTCTCTGGTCAAGCTGAGCTCATTTTCAAGCTGTTCTTTCTGCAACCTAAAATAATCACCTGGCCTGTCCAAGGGTTGTTGCACGAGGTCCAAACTAGTGCTATCTGATGGCGCAAATGCATTATGATCTTCATCCTTAATGGAGATGACCAGTTTGTTTGTAAGCTCTACTATTCGTTCCACTACAGTTTCAGCTTCAGATATTTTCATCTTCGTTTCATTCAACTCATCTTGCATCACCTGCACATGCTCCTCTTTCTCCTTCAGCATATTTGTTGCTTGAATTAGTTGATCTTCTTTGCTGCTCAAAAGCATCTTTAGCTCAGCAATCTCCTGGTCTACTTCCTccaattttttctttgcaCTTAAGAGTTGCCGATCTTTCCCCTCCAAGACAAGCTGAAGAGAAGCCTGTTCAGACTTCAAATGCTGAATTTCTAGCTTTGCTTCCACCAATTCTGACTCTTTATCCTGAATAAGACCATGAATTTCCCCAAATTCAGTATTTTTCTGCTCCAGTTCCTCCCTTAGGGAAGACATTTCTTCCATTGCCTGCTTTAGAGAAGATTTCTCCTTCTTCAACTCCTCATGTAATTCTTCTATGAGCTCCTTCTCTATTGACAAGTCTCTTTCAAGCTCCTTATTTCGAGCCTCTGAAATCCTAAGCTTTGCTCTTTCGCTCTCAACTTCTATTTGGGCATCTTTCAAACTGGTCATGTAAGATAAGAcactcttcctctcttcttcgaGATGTGCTAGTTGCTGCTTTAATAGCTTTTCCTGTTCTTCCATTCGCTTTCTAGAGGACGCCAGAGATTTCTGTGAAGAGACCAGCTCAGATCTCACATCAATTAGAAGCTTTTTCACTCTTCTGAAGTTCTCCATGGTTTCTTTAGTTTCTACAATTTGTTTAGATGCATTGTCGGCCAACTTTTTAAGTTCTTCCTGTGCTATTAACCATTCCATGGTCTGCTTCTCCAAGTTAGCCTCTGCAACTTTTAACTTCTCCTCTTCAAGTTTTCTAAGTGTTTTTGAAACTTCCAGTTTTTCTTGCTTATCTCGGATAGCATTTTTAAGTTGTTGAAGCTCGATCTCTTGTTTCTTCACAACTTCATTAGCTTCTTCCAAGAGTTGAGACTTGCATTTCAGTTCAGTGTCCATTTTCTCAGCTTCCTCGCTCTTCTTTATTAActtacttttcattttttctatttcatctTCCTTCAAAGATAGTGCAGATTTTGCAGCGAAAATCACATCCTCCCTCTCTTTAACTTGAAGCCTTAAATCTTCAATCTGTCTGGATTGAGAAGCTAGGTAAACATTTGCCAGCTTAAGCTCCCCTTCTAGTTTTTCATGCTTAGAATAAGCAATTGCAATTTCATTTTCTCGTAATTCCAACATCTCCTTTGCATGGTTTAAATCGCTGTGCTCAGATAAAACCTGTCTTTCAGCATCTTGAAgatcttcttccttcttccttaaGGCTTCCAAAACAGCAAGAAGATCAGACTCCAGGATTTCAAGATTAAAGCCAGGATAAACATCTGCAGGGAGGTGCGAATGTGGACCCATCTGTTTTTCGAGTTTCTGAGTCTGTGCAAACAATCTTTCAAGAAGAATCCTGGCTGGTTCAGTTGCCCCATTGTCATCAATGCTTGAGTTGCTGCTGTTCAAGACTGATTTAACGATCTGCAGTGGAGaagattttcttctttttgaaattgtgGTTATACAATCCACTCGATTCTGTCTCGAGTTGAGCCTCGGCGAGAACAACTGCAGAAAAACATATCTTGCTTTGAATTCTAGCAATTATAACCTTtccaaacataataaaaaCAGACTAAACAGGATTCAGCTGAATAGAAATCTTGCATTTTGAGACTTCCCAAACACTGCGACTAAGCTAGAAACattcctttctctttcttttgccTGGCCGGGaaccaaatttataattctcaCGTAAtccaaaaggaagaaattataattcttcGGTTATGATGTTAAATTTGGAAATTAATAATCGAATATTAacaaatcaaataaagaagaagatataATTACAAACCTTATAAAGAGGAAGAGAGGAGCGAACAGAAACTGAAAACCCCATCTCCTTCAGCTACGAAGCAAAGCCACATGCTATCTGATGTGCACTTCAGAGACCAATTCACAGTTCTGCTACTTGTTCCGAAATGCCCGCGAGCCACATACTTGATGCCGCATTTTTACGCTTGCTGCTAACCTGCGCCCCCGGTGACAGGTTAACGGAGGCTCTGTCAGTTTGAATTGAAAGTCCTTTTATGGATAAACAAATCCTACGTGGAGCGGTTACTTTGATTGGAGAACCTATCCCATGAATCGAACTCTCAGTTCTCCTTGTAACGGTAGCCAGTGGTGTTCTGCCACTCGGTCTTGAGATTTAGCAGTTTGCGACGCGTTAGAGTGGTAGTATGGTGGCGTTTACACAGGATCGGAATATTGAGTGTTTTGATGAGGTGGATGAATCTGGACCTGACACATGCAGTGGCTCCCACCATAGAAATTGATAAGTTGCAGGAAAGTGATACGGCTACGGTGTGCTGGTGGTGAGGGAAGCGGCGCCAATTGTGGTGAGATTGCATTTTAGGAACATCTGAtcatttgttttgttttaatttcgGCAGAAATCAATATTTCCCTGTccactaaaataaaaagaattcccagagatataccacttttattgATGgccaaaattcataaatattaatgcaCAGAGAGCGGTGGCGTTGAAACAATTCATTTCTGTTAATATGaattatagtaaaatttgctgatataaattaaaaaatgaccACCATAATCTGCTTAAGCTTTTTAACTAAATTCAGACATTATTAGAAATGATAAAGATTTTGATGAAAGGATAATAATAAAGTTCACGGCTTTGTTGGGGGCGGTGGGGTTTATATGTCTGTGTGGACGAGAGAGTTCGAATGTGAAGCACGAGAAAGAGAGTTAAGAAAAAGTAACTTCTAATTCAATGTTACATCTAGTGTTTATACATTCAACCAGCAGTATTCAGATAACCCAAAAGGCTTTTGGGGCCCTACGTATGTGCTTCTGTTATGAATAACTAAGCCCACGAGAACTCAACGATCCAACCAAGCTAACGACATTGATTGACGCCCCTGGTTTTGGGCCTTATAAACAAGAATTACAAACATGCATTACAAATGTAGGAGTTAGCATGCGGATTACGTGCTTTTTAAATCATTCTTTGGGTACATTGAACCTTTAAATCAAGAAGAATATCCTATGATATGGATGCCTCCTTTTAAGAGTATCCTTATCCAAGAAAGCAACTCCCTTGCTCAACCTTTTTGTTGGTAAGCGCCAGAATCatcactttttttcttttgtttttgtaatCTCAATCACTTAGTAATCTTAAGgaatctaataaaaatcaacGAGGATATCGTATTCATATAGGCGAAATAACAGGCTGAggctatatttatatatatataattgtgatgatgatgataatttcATAAGCTGTAAAGTGGGTTATAAAGATGTGACTATCTACTTATAAGTCTTATGATGACTTGGTGGTGTGTGGTACGAGGTCCATCCCCATTTCAAATTTACTTCTTCTTGGGTCccatttctctttctcttgttTAATTTCATCAGTCAAGTTACAAGGATGATGATCTtctatttaattcaataacaTTCTAGATTAATCAAGTCTATCTCTTATACTATCTAAGCCCAGTccaatgttttatttttaaatttaattcaattaaatatttcgATCGAATGACCAGCGGAATTGGCAACAAAGTGAATGTAAGATAAAGGGTTAATTGTCCAATAGCTCATATATCAGCTGTGAGTAGAAAATGTTAGTAATAGAATCCACTCTTTCAATTTTGTCAAATGTTAAATATTTGCAAATTGGgaaattctataattaataaaaagaataaatgaatgattAAGATCCGTTATCCATTCGAACATGCTTTGTCTCACTTTTTAATACCAAATCTTAACAGCAACAGTATCTTATTGTGCAGAAAATGCTTCCGTTAATACCCCAAAaaggaaatttaaaaaaaaaaaaaaaagagtgagAGAAAAACAAACGAAATCCTCAATTTTCATGCACAGA is a window encoding:
- the LOC8259436 gene encoding cingulin-like protein 1 — its product is MGFSVSVRSSLPLYKLFSPRLNSRQNRVDCITTISKRRKSSPLQIVKSVLNSSNSSIDDNGATEPARILLERLFAQTQKLEKQMGPHSHLPADVYPGFNLEILESDLLAVLEALRKKEEDLQDAERQVLSEHSDLNHAKEMLELRENEIAIAYSKHEKLEGELKLANVYLASQSRQIEDLRLQVKEREDVIFAAKSALSLKEDEIEKMKSKLIKKSEEAEKMDTELKCKSQLLEEANEVVKKQEIELQQLKNAIRDKQEKLEVSKTLRKLEEEKLKVAEANLEKQTMEWLIAQEELKKLADNASKQIVETKETMENFRRVKKLLIDVRSELVSSQKSLASSRKRMEEQEKLLKQQLAHLEEERKSVLSYMTSLKDAQIEVESERAKLRISEARNKELERDLSIEKELIEELHEELKKEKSSLKQAMEEMSSLREELEQKNTEFGEIHGLIQDKESELVEAKLEIQHLKSEQASLQLVLEGKDRQLLSAKKKLEEVDQEIAELKMLLSSKEDQLIQATNMLKEKEEHVQVMQDELNETKMKISEAETVVERIVELTNKLVISIKDEDHNAFAPSDSTSLDLVQQPLDRPGDYFRLQKEQLENELSLTRERLRMKEMEVLASQKALTIKDEELKAVLGKLDAREKELKGLKDEMIEDANDLKKLYTLAQERIGEKSIGELAIEKLQLEAAQLEVEAATSALLKLVEMSRELLNKANLSIMADADAETDISMFLQNYSDPGISMFGNNECLKEVKTGVVRLSAMTEQLVKEAGVAAGVN
- the LOC8259437 gene encoding E3 ubiquitin-protein ligase KEG isoform X1, with product MKVSLTLWKLKIIPVPIEIPSNNFLLQPHCRNKYIMAGKVVPAQPATSFEYELFEGDYDRLRTVVASSNQSTPWIDPENLKLRHRIGRGPFGDVWLATHHHSTEDYDEYHEVALKMLHPVKEDHVRVLLDKFDDLFLKCGGIEGVCLIRGISIINGKICIIMRFYEGSIGDKMARRKGGKISLADVLRYGIELAQGVLELHAKDLLVLNLKSSNFLLNENDQAILGDVGIPYLLLGIPLRSSDMSYMLGTPNYMAPEQWQPEVRGPLSAETDSWGFACGVVEMLTGIQPWSGRSVEEIYDLVVRKQEKPRIPEGLPPPVENVLHSCFEYDFRNRPLMKDILRIFKSSQNAVYGDGGWRELGSRTILDKSGGTGYSKWFLLKDHLQVGDTVRSRKPLNSSKSENMDVPEAIVVGLERDADQDGFLLVRVLGIHDPLRVPILTLERVTFGLAAGDWVRLKEENKRHSPVGILHSINRDGSVAVGFIGVETFWKGNSSELQMAKSYFVGQFVRLKAKILSPRFEWPRKRQGAWATGKIRHILPNGCLVVNFPGRLTFGEEHNTFLADPGEVEEVSFNTCPGMVKKYQHLEDIHWAVRPLLIALGLFTAMKVGVFVGKKMGRSKGRKLESNVVQNDDQPMAGPSSGHSGQAWFPPSVANILGVTTAAAPPR
- the LOC8259437 gene encoding E3 ubiquitin-protein ligase KEG isoform X2 encodes the protein MAGKVVPAQPATSFEYELFEGDYDRLRTVVASSNQSTPWIDPENLKLRHRIGRGPFGDVWLATHHHSTEDYDEYHEVALKMLHPVKEDHVRVLLDKFDDLFLKCGGIEGVCLIRGISIINGKICIIMRFYEGSIGDKMARRKGGKISLADVLRYGIELAQGVLELHAKDLLVLNLKSSNFLLNENDQAILGDVGIPYLLLGIPLRSSDMSYMLGTPNYMAPEQWQPEVRGPLSAETDSWGFACGVVEMLTGIQPWSGRSVEEIYDLVVRKQEKPRIPEGLPPPVENVLHSCFEYDFRNRPLMKDILRIFKSSQNAVYGDGGWRELGSRTILDKSGGTGYSKWFLLKDHLQVGDTVRSRKPLNSSKSENMDVPEAIVVGLERDADQDGFLLVRVLGIHDPLRVPILTLERVTFGLAAGDWVRLKEENKRHSPVGILHSINRDGSVAVGFIGVETFWKGNSSELQMAKSYFVGQFVRLKAKILSPRFEWPRKRQGAWATGKIRHILPNGCLVVNFPGRLTFGEEHNTFLADPGEVEEVSFNTCPGMVKKYQHLEDIHWAVRPLLIALGLFTAMKVGVFVGKKMGRSKGRKLESNVVQNDDQPMAGPSSGHSGQAWFPPSVANILGVTTAAAPPR